One Leishmania major strain Friedlin complete genome, chromosome 5 DNA segment encodes these proteins:
- a CDS encoding putative paraflagellar rod component par4: MAVKKGKGKKGTAAKAKADELRLIQLRTLEAEAEEFQRSENERRQHDEQEEHIAFLRDEQLRIMHQKDRRIDEVMQELTRVTSAMQDDKSSYESQIHQLSTLRDALLNEENLLKVEMEELHGILQQERGSHAAYVQQLRETLETERGLHQEERQHLRCQVCEATAGMEDSKRQLQLACELRESAEHEFKVKVRDLERELEKALTMNKALQDAVEGREIEDRKNVTLLQLLNVQLESDKRRYEEDLCEERERTSRTQEEVSNLEAKLKETQRELETFKEEARTARQLCVDELHECKLLTEQLKFDAKYLQSEMESMRAEHAAEVEKREATQGAMQAELQQCRVELEASQKKNDELEALLVCKEREHFDKVTFLNAQISNGRTAIAQLQGKMEKERVEHGNELQRHNDAIQQSMQELERINSAESAQARERHMYEQQLVTDLDTFKQTIRDLRTRMMAKDEAYEQLRELKEGEIERLRGILDAHFIPHRQNVEISRESSRVDELLLVSEQLRGLKKEMALKETAAEETERWLRARIAEQVEVIDSLQLDLKRTELSRNEGIRTLKDEVERLRKTLEVHCIPCL; the protein is encoded by the coding sequence ATGGCGGtgaaaaaaggaaagggaaagaaGGGAACGGCGGCCAAGGCAAAGGCTGACGAGTTGCGTCTCATTCAGCTGCGTACCTTGGAGGCAGAAGCGGAGGAGTTTCAGCGGTCCGAGAATGAGCGTCGCCAGCACGATGAGCAAGAGGAGCACATAGCATTTCTGCGCgatgagcagctgcgcattATGCACCAAAAAGACCGTCGTATTGACGAGGTCATGCAAGAGCTCACCCGTGTGACGTCGGCGATGCAGGACGACAAGAGCAGTTATGAAAGCCAAATTCATCAACTGAGCACGCTGCGCGATGCGCTTCTGAATGAGGAAAACCTCCTGAAGGTggagatggaggagctgcatgGCAttctgcagcaggagcgcgGGAGTCACGCAGCGTATGTGCAGCAGCTACGCGAAACATTGGAGACGGAGCGAGGTCTGCATCAGGAGGAAAGACAGCACCTCCGGTGCCAAGTGTGCGAGGCAACGGCTGGCATGGAGGACAGCAAGCGGCAACTGCAGCTCGCGTGCGAGTTGCGGGAATCGGCGGAGCATGAGTTCAAGGTGAAGGTGCGCGATCTGGAGAGGGAACTTGAAAAGGCGCTTACAATGAACAAGGCTCTACAGGATGCTGTGGAGGGGCGTGAGATCGAAGACCGCAAGAatgtgacgctgctgcagctgttgAATGTGCAGCTGGAGTCAGACAAGCGGCGGTATGAGGAAGACCTCTGcgaggagcgcgagcgcaCGAGCCGTACCCAGGAGGAAGTAAGCAACCTTGAGGCGAAACTAAAGGAAACCCAGCGTGAACTGGAGACCTTCAAAGAGGAAGCGCGGACAGCGAGGCAGTTGTGTGTGGACGAACTGCACGAGTGCAAGCTGCTCACGGAGCAGTTGAAGTTCGACGCCAAGTATCTGCAGAGTGAGATGGAGTCAATGCGAGCCGAGCACGCTGCCGAagtggagaagagagaggcgacTCAGGGGGCGAtgcaggcggagctgcaaCAGTGCCGGGTAGAGCTGGAGGCGTCGCAAAAGAAGAACGACGAgttggaggcgctgctggtgtgcaAAGAGCGGGAGCACTTCGACAAGGTTACTTTTCTGAACGCGCAGATCTCGAACGGTCGCACCGCTATTGCGCAACTGCAGGGCAAAATGGAGAAGGAACGGGTCGAGCACGGGaacgagctgcagcggcacaatGATGCGATTCAGCAGTCCATGCAAGAGCTGGAGCGAATCAACAGCGCTGAGAGTGCCCAAGCGAGGGAACGGCACATGTACGAGCAGCAGTTGGTAACCGACCTGGATACGTTCAAGCAGACCATCAGGGatctgcgcacgcgcatgaTGGCGAAGGACGAGGCGTATGAGCAGCTACGAGAGCTGAAGGAGGGCGAGATCGAGCGCCTGCGGGGCATTCTAGACGCGCACTTCATCCCGCATCGCCAAAACGTCGAGATCTCCCGCGAAAGCAGCCGAGTAGACGAGCTCTTGTTGGTGTCAGAGCAACTTCGGGGACTGAAGAAGGAGATGGCGCTGAAGGAGACGGCTGCGGAGGAGACGGAAAGGTGGCTGCGTGCACGCATTGCAGAGCAGGTCGAGGTGATCGACTCTCTCCAGCTTGACCTCAAGCGCACCGAGCTCTCCCGAAACGAGGGCATTCGTACGCTAAAGGACGAAGTCGAGAGGCTGCGCAAGACACTCGAAGTCCACTGCATACCATGCTTGTAg
- a CDS encoding putative ras-like small GTPases gives MSWFSWLWDWLSYLGLSNKTGKLLFLGLDNAGKTTLLGKLATNQVHVHRPTFHPNSEDLTLGGIKLKTIDMGGHQQARRLWKDYFTKVDGVVFIVDAATPQRFPEAKSELDMLLQSEELAKTPFLILGNKIDMPGCTCSEGQLVMEMGLDGALTGKATPVTDPNVRPLEVYMCSVVKNVGYGDGFRWLSQYLKSS, from the coding sequence ATGAGCTGGTTTAGCTGGCTTTGGGACTGGCTGTCCTACTTGGGGCTGTCCAATAAAACAGGCAAACTCCTGTTTCTTGGGCTGGACAATGCCGGCAAAACCACCCTTCTTGGCAAGCTGGCAACGAATCAGGTCCACGTTCACCGCCCTACATTTCACCCTAACTCGGAGGACTTGACTCTGGGGGGCATCAAGCTCAAAACCATTGACATGGGTGGTCATCAGCAGGCGCGTCGGCTGTGGAAGGATTACTTCACGAAGGTCGACGGCGTCGTTTTTATCGTTgacgcagcgacgccacagCGTTTTCCAGAAGCAAAGAGCGAGCTTGATATGCTACTGCAGTCGGAGGAACTCGCCAAAACGCCGTTCCTGATTTTAGGCAACAAGATCGACATGCCGGGCTGCACATGCTCTGAGGGGCAACTTGTCATGGAGATGGGTCTGGATGGTGCACTCACGGGCAAGGCGACCCCAGTGACAGACCCCAATGTGCGTCCCCTGGAGGTGTACATGTGCAGCGTAGTCAAGAACGTCGGCTACGGTGACGGCTTCCGCTGGCTCTCACAGTATCTGAAGAGCTCGTAG